From Novosphingobium resinovorum, the proteins below share one genomic window:
- a CDS encoding NADAR family protein has product MMGGCVTSFTGAHRFLSNFWPAAVSLDHIIYPTVEHAYQAAKSVEPAKRAIVRMMPNPAMARTAGRRLGVRRDWVAVKVEVMRHLLEQKFAAGSHLADALDATGEMLLEEGNTWGDRFWGVYGGTGANTLGRMLMAIRTKNRDCEFAALLG; this is encoded by the coding sequence ATGATGGGAGGGTGCGTCACCTCATTCACCGGTGCGCACCGCTTCCTCTCCAACTTTTGGCCGGCAGCAGTCTCGCTCGATCACATCATCTACCCCACGGTAGAACACGCCTATCAAGCAGCAAAGTCGGTTGAACCCGCCAAACGGGCAATCGTGCGTATGATGCCGAACCCGGCGATGGCGAGAACTGCCGGCCGCCGACTTGGTGTGCGTCGCGACTGGGTAGCTGTGAAAGTCGAGGTGATGCGCCACCTCCTTGAGCAGAAGTTCGCCGCTGGATCACATCTTGCTGACGCACTCGACGCAACCGGTGAGATGCTGCTTGAGGAAGGTAACACCTGGGGCGATCGGTTCTGGGGTGTTTACGGTGGAACGGGCGCGAACACTCTCGGTCGGATGTTGATGGCGATCCGAACGAAAAACCGCGATTGCGAGTTCGCCGCACTTCTGGGGTAG
- a CDS encoding VapE domain-containing protein: protein MTSSDHDTNTLAAIGPLVDAGFALHWLKARSKAPAGGDEWQDAPVADAETLRRSHFRGANLGVRLGEPSAVEGGYLYVIDLDIRIPDLADEAWEAFGKLFPGIDPVELPSVISGSGGESRHLYFIADRPFFGKKLAVSEGKHRRFDTQRQKEVWSYDWEIDLFGTSRQVAMPPSIHPDSRMPYRWEREFDLDALAFGCGPTISADVVESLGAAETATYAFEAREPLDFKPGQLEGDLEVLPVSYWDDRDQWIMIGQALHHQFGGSDEGFDLWAKYSGRSLKVDKDFRRANLRRWRGFGRNRRQPVTMGTVRQWAQDARARSLADEFDDLDDDLGADTVAADDGEGFDDLVGTPAPAAANNDDWDGGSLSEEETKLSWTSLFAINEDGKVTANLHNLRLIVENDARTRGVAAFNEFTQEIVQRGKPGSKRSRANAAKPTLQLEGASWVMRDKVNGDWWTEDKDNAIRAVIEAPKTQGGYGIKVPDRDLRAAIDIVGRKNCFHPVREYLSNLKWDRQKRVETLFVDYLGAPDDIYHRTVARIMMVAAVARVFEPGCKFDTAVILEGMQGKRKSTFISVLAKDWFAELDCDVTDTKAVVETLQGAWIVELNELGGFTKADVRHVKAFISRRSDKVRLAYAKRAQEYHRQAILIGSTNDDVYLKDSTGGRRFLPVRCDLEAEIDTERLTDNIDQLWAEALHIYRKMRSEQPKGTLPLYLADAEARETAERLQESRRVESTEDAMAGRIEEWLSKPIVNGNIEDDLDEHGQPVYRNETCLLQIWCECLGREEAQYTGMWPAALGRSMRMVPGWKESTRRPRFGKYGQQRAFEREGGLAKEIGIGAAT, encoded by the coding sequence ATGACTTCGTCTGATCACGATACCAATACTCTCGCGGCGATCGGGCCGCTGGTTGACGCCGGCTTTGCGCTGCATTGGCTGAAGGCCCGTTCGAAGGCTCCCGCCGGTGGTGACGAGTGGCAGGACGCCCCGGTGGCCGACGCCGAAACGCTGCGTCGCTCGCATTTCCGGGGAGCAAACCTTGGCGTGCGCCTGGGCGAACCGTCTGCTGTCGAAGGCGGCTACCTCTACGTCATCGATCTGGACATCCGCATTCCGGATCTGGCGGACGAAGCGTGGGAAGCGTTTGGGAAGCTGTTCCCGGGGATCGACCCGGTCGAACTCCCCAGCGTCATCTCGGGTTCGGGCGGCGAGTCGCGACACCTCTACTTCATCGCCGACCGCCCGTTCTTCGGCAAGAAACTGGCCGTTTCCGAGGGGAAACATCGCCGCTTCGACACGCAGCGTCAGAAGGAAGTCTGGTCCTACGATTGGGAAATCGACCTGTTCGGCACCAGTCGTCAGGTTGCGATGCCGCCTTCGATCCACCCCGATTCGCGGATGCCATATCGCTGGGAACGTGAGTTCGATCTTGATGCGCTAGCGTTTGGTTGCGGTCCGACAATTTCCGCCGATGTCGTCGAATCGCTCGGCGCTGCCGAGACTGCCACCTATGCCTTCGAGGCCCGTGAGCCCCTGGACTTCAAGCCCGGGCAGTTGGAAGGTGACCTCGAAGTGCTGCCCGTCAGCTACTGGGACGATCGCGACCAGTGGATCATGATCGGCCAGGCGCTGCACCATCAGTTCGGTGGCTCGGATGAAGGTTTCGACCTGTGGGCCAAGTATTCCGGACGCTCATTGAAGGTCGACAAGGACTTCCGCCGTGCGAACCTTCGCCGGTGGCGTGGTTTCGGTCGCAATCGGCGGCAGCCGGTCACCATGGGCACTGTGCGACAGTGGGCACAGGACGCTCGCGCCCGGTCGCTCGCTGACGAATTCGATGATCTGGACGATGATCTCGGTGCCGACACGGTGGCAGCGGACGATGGCGAGGGTTTTGACGATCTCGTCGGCACCCCTGCTCCAGCGGCCGCGAATAACGACGACTGGGACGGTGGATCGCTGAGCGAAGAAGAAACCAAACTGTCATGGACGTCGCTTTTCGCGATTAACGAAGACGGCAAGGTCACGGCGAACCTCCACAACCTCCGGCTGATTGTCGAAAACGACGCTCGCACCCGCGGGGTGGCTGCGTTCAACGAATTCACCCAAGAAATCGTGCAGCGTGGCAAGCCGGGCAGCAAGCGCTCCCGTGCCAACGCCGCCAAGCCGACGCTTCAGCTTGAAGGTGCCTCATGGGTGATGCGCGACAAGGTCAACGGCGACTGGTGGACCGAGGATAAGGACAACGCGATTCGCGCGGTCATTGAGGCCCCGAAAACGCAGGGAGGCTACGGCATCAAGGTGCCGGATCGCGACCTTCGTGCGGCTATCGACATCGTCGGTCGGAAGAATTGCTTCCACCCCGTCCGCGAGTACCTTTCGAACCTGAAATGGGATCGCCAGAAGCGGGTCGAGACGTTGTTCGTGGACTACCTCGGCGCGCCCGATGACATTTACCATCGCACCGTCGCTCGGATCATGATGGTCGCCGCAGTCGCGCGCGTCTTTGAGCCCGGCTGCAAGTTCGACACTGCCGTCATCCTCGAAGGCATGCAGGGCAAGCGCAAGTCGACCTTCATCTCGGTTCTCGCCAAGGACTGGTTCGCCGAACTGGATTGCGACGTCACCGACACGAAAGCGGTCGTAGAAACGCTGCAGGGCGCCTGGATCGTGGAATTGAACGAGTTGGGCGGCTTCACCAAGGCCGACGTCCGCCATGTGAAGGCGTTCATCAGCCGCCGCAGCGACAAGGTTCGCCTAGCTTACGCCAAGCGCGCGCAGGAGTACCATCGTCAGGCCATCTTGATCGGATCGACCAATGACGACGTCTACCTGAAGGACTCCACCGGTGGTCGCCGCTTTCTGCCTGTTAGGTGCGACCTTGAAGCTGAGATCGACACGGAGCGGTTGACCGATAACATCGACCAGCTCTGGGCCGAGGCCCTGCATATCTACCGTAAGATGCGGTCCGAGCAGCCGAAGGGCACCCTGCCCCTGTACCTTGCTGACGCCGAGGCTCGCGAGACTGCCGAGAGACTGCAAGAATCGCGGCGCGTGGAAAGCACCGAGGACGCGATGGCCGGTCGCATTGAAGAATGGCTGAGCAAGCCGATCGTGAACGGCAACATCGAAGACGATCTCGATGAGCACGGCCAGCCGGTCTACCGAAACGAGACGTGTCTGCTGCAAATCTGGTGCGAGTGCCTGGGTCGCGAAGAAGCCCAATATACCGGGATGTGGCCGGCGGCGCTCGGTCGCTCCATGCGTATGGTTCCGGGCTGGAAGGAAAGCACCCGTCGCCCCCGCTTCGGCAAGTACGGTCAGCAGCGGGCTTTCGAACGTGAAGGTGGCCTGGCGAAAGAGATCGGCATCGGCGCAGCAACATGA